The following coding sequences are from one Rathayibacter sp. VKM Ac-2760 window:
- a CDS encoding LLM class flavin-dependent oxidoreductase, which yields MTRRLGLDFLTFVPYPEGPEQPGDAARSLEDGLALFELAEALGYDTGWVRVRHFERFLASPMTFFAAASQRTRRLRLGTAVIGARYESPVRLAEDAATVDLLSGGRLDLGVSSGFAHLASVFDGVFGQADREFRAEAQERIERLRDALSGTVLGIAESALMSVPVGDPLVQQPHAPGLADRLWYGAGTTASAVRAGEQGMHLQVSTLNTEETGLPFAEQQAAQIRAYREAFAAARPGRTSRVTAGRIVLPLTGPADEEAHRPFIEGYLARMDDDGRPRTADRSIIAAPMRFSPLHVGTADEIVASLAADPALAEADSLTITLPAVGGVASHRRILETVAQDIAPRLGWTPAA from the coding sequence GTGACCCGCCGCCTCGGACTCGACTTCCTGACCTTCGTGCCGTATCCGGAGGGACCCGAGCAGCCCGGCGATGCCGCCCGCAGCCTCGAGGACGGCCTCGCGCTCTTCGAGCTGGCCGAGGCGCTCGGCTACGACACCGGCTGGGTGCGGGTGCGGCACTTCGAGCGCTTCCTCGCCTCGCCGATGACCTTCTTCGCGGCGGCCTCGCAGCGCACCCGGCGCCTGCGCCTCGGCACCGCCGTGATCGGCGCGCGCTACGAGTCGCCCGTCCGCCTCGCCGAGGACGCGGCGACCGTCGACCTGCTCTCCGGCGGCCGGCTCGACCTCGGCGTGAGCAGCGGCTTCGCGCACCTCGCCTCGGTCTTCGACGGCGTCTTCGGCCAGGCCGATCGCGAGTTCCGCGCCGAGGCGCAGGAGCGGATCGAGCGCCTGCGCGACGCGCTCTCGGGCACGGTCCTCGGCATCGCGGAGTCGGCGCTGATGTCGGTGCCGGTCGGCGATCCGCTCGTGCAGCAGCCGCACGCCCCGGGCCTCGCCGACCGGCTCTGGTACGGCGCCGGCACCACAGCGTCCGCCGTGCGCGCCGGCGAGCAGGGCATGCACCTCCAGGTCTCCACGCTGAACACGGAGGAGACCGGGCTGCCGTTCGCCGAGCAGCAGGCCGCGCAGATCCGCGCCTACCGCGAGGCCTTCGCCGCCGCCCGTCCCGGGCGTACCTCGCGGGTCACGGCAGGGCGGATCGTGCTGCCGCTGACCGGTCCCGCCGACGAGGAGGCGCACCGCCCGTTCATCGAGGGCTATCTCGCTCGGATGGACGACGACGGCCGCCCGCGCACCGCCGACCGCTCGATCATCGCCGCGCCGATGCGCTTCAGCCCGCTGCACGTCGGCACGGCCGACGAGATCGTCGCGTCGCTCGCGGCCGATCCGGCGCTGGCCGAGGCGGACTCGCTCACGATCACGCTGCCCGCCGTCGGCGGGGTCGCCTCGCACCGGCGGATCCTGGAGACCGTCGCGCAGGACATCGCGCCCCGGCTGGGCTGGACGCCCGCCGCCTAG
- the sucD gene encoding succinate--CoA ligase subunit alpha produces the protein MSIFLNKDSKVIVQGITGGEGTKHTALMLKAGTNVVGGVNARKAGTTVTHGDVELPVFGTVKEAIEATGADVSIAFVPPAFSKDAVIEAIDAEIGLLVVITEGIPVQDSAEFWAYAQEKGNKTRIIGPNCPGIITPGESLVGITPATITGKGPIGLVSKSGTLTYQMMYELRDLGFSTAIGIGGDPIIGTTHIDALAAFEADPETKAIVMIGEIGGDAEERAADFIKANVTKPVVGYVAGFTAPEGKTMGHAGAIVSGSAGTAQAKKEALEAAGVRVGKTPSETADLLREVYAAL, from the coding sequence ATGTCGATCTTCCTCAACAAGGACTCCAAGGTCATCGTCCAGGGCATCACCGGCGGCGAGGGCACCAAGCACACCGCGCTGATGCTCAAGGCCGGCACGAACGTCGTCGGCGGCGTCAACGCCCGCAAGGCCGGCACGACCGTGACCCACGGCGACGTCGAGCTGCCCGTCTTCGGCACCGTCAAGGAGGCCATCGAGGCCACCGGCGCCGACGTGTCGATCGCGTTCGTCCCGCCCGCCTTCTCGAAGGACGCCGTCATCGAGGCGATCGACGCCGAGATCGGCCTCCTCGTCGTCATCACCGAGGGCATCCCGGTGCAGGACTCGGCCGAGTTCTGGGCCTACGCGCAGGAGAAGGGCAACAAGACCCGGATCATCGGCCCGAACTGCCCCGGCATCATCACGCCGGGCGAGTCGCTCGTGGGCATCACCCCCGCCACGATCACCGGCAAGGGCCCGATCGGCCTCGTCTCGAAGTCGGGCACGCTGACCTACCAGATGATGTACGAGCTGCGCGACCTCGGCTTCTCGACCGCCATCGGCATCGGCGGCGACCCGATCATCGGCACCACGCACATCGACGCCCTCGCGGCGTTCGAGGCCGACCCCGAGACCAAGGCGATCGTGATGATCGGCGAGATCGGCGGCGACGCCGAGGAGCGCGCGGCCGACTTCATCAAGGCGAACGTCACCAAGCCGGTCGTCGGCTACGTCGCGGGCTTCACCGCCCCCGAGGGCAAGACCATGGGCCACGCCGGCGCCATCGTCTCCGGCTCCGCGGGCACCGCGCAGGCGAAGAAGGAGGCCCTCGAGGCCGCCGGCGTCCGCGTGGGCAAGACGCCCTCCGAGACGGCGGACCTGCTCCGCGAGGTCTACGCGGCGCTGTAG
- the sucC gene encoding ADP-forming succinate--CoA ligase subunit beta: MDLFEYQARDLFEKYGVPVLPGIVADTPEEVRAAAEKLGGVTVVKAQVKIGGRGKAGGVKVAKTADDAFAAAQSILGLDIKGHVVKRVMVAGGARIDREFYFSVLLDRANRSYLSLTSYEGGMEIEQLAVERPEALARVEVVPGQGIDQAKAEEIARAAKFPEELIAKVAPVLVKLYDVYTGEDATLVEVNPLVLTEEGDIVALDGKVSLDENAGFRHAEHAALEDKDAADPLEAKAKENDLNYVKLDGEVGIIGNGAGLVMSTLDVVAYAGEKHNGVKPANFLDIGGGASAQVMANGLDVILGDEQVKSVFVNVFGGITACDAVANGILQALEILGDSATKPLVVRLDGNKVEEGRAILEAAANPLITLAATMDEGADKAAALAAA, translated from the coding sequence GTGGATCTCTTCGAATACCAGGCCCGTGATCTGTTCGAGAAGTACGGCGTGCCCGTGCTCCCCGGCATCGTCGCCGACACGCCGGAGGAGGTGCGCGCCGCGGCGGAGAAGCTGGGCGGCGTCACCGTCGTCAAGGCGCAGGTCAAGATCGGCGGCCGCGGCAAGGCGGGCGGCGTCAAGGTCGCGAAGACCGCGGACGACGCGTTCGCGGCGGCGCAGTCGATCCTCGGCCTGGACATCAAGGGCCACGTCGTCAAGCGCGTCATGGTCGCGGGCGGTGCGCGCATCGACCGCGAGTTCTACTTCTCGGTCCTGCTCGACCGGGCCAACCGCTCCTACCTCTCGCTCACCTCCTACGAGGGCGGCATGGAGATCGAGCAGCTCGCCGTCGAGCGCCCCGAGGCCCTCGCCCGCGTCGAGGTCGTCCCCGGTCAGGGCATCGACCAGGCCAAGGCCGAGGAGATCGCCCGCGCGGCGAAGTTCCCGGAGGAGCTGATCGCCAAGGTCGCCCCCGTGCTGGTCAAGCTCTACGACGTCTACACCGGCGAGGACGCGACGCTCGTCGAGGTCAACCCGCTCGTGCTCACCGAGGAGGGCGACATCGTCGCGCTCGACGGCAAGGTCTCGCTCGACGAGAACGCCGGCTTCCGCCACGCCGAGCACGCCGCGCTCGAGGACAAGGACGCGGCCGACCCGCTCGAGGCCAAGGCCAAGGAGAACGACCTCAACTACGTGAAGCTCGACGGCGAGGTCGGCATCATCGGCAACGGCGCGGGCCTGGTCATGTCGACGCTCGACGTCGTCGCCTACGCCGGCGAGAAGCACAACGGCGTGAAGCCGGCCAACTTCCTCGACATCGGCGGCGGAGCCTCCGCCCAGGTGATGGCGAACGGCCTCGACGTGATCCTCGGCGACGAGCAGGTCAAGAGCGTCTTCGTCAACGTCTTCGGCGGCATCACCGCCTGCGACGCGGTCGCCAACGGCATCCTGCAGGCCCTCGAGATCCTCGGCGACTCGGCGACCAAGCCGCTCGTCGTCCGCCTCGACGGCAACAAGGTGGAGGAGGGCCGCGCGATCCTCGAGGCCGCCGCCAACCCGCTCATCACCCTGGCCGCGACGATGGACGAGGGCGCCGACAAGGCCGCCGCACTCGCCGCCGCGTAA
- a CDS encoding oxygenase MpaB family protein, producing MARLPPTGRDVFREGVFLIAGARAILLQIAHPAVGAGVAEHSDFVHRALGRLFGTLSYLYALQFGSAEDVRTVQRRVNRAHGPVRGPGYTAFDPELQRWVAATIAQSMLQLHEGVFGPLGRSEADDLVHRSRVVGTALQMPEELWPASRADFDAYWERELARLEVTPAARRVAHDLLDGGIAAWWLRPVGPYLRLMTAGLLPAELRAPFGFRWSARQQRRFDRALARTFAVYRALPAAVRTAPSRFFLARVRAESDRSVRSRA from the coding sequence ATGGCCCGTCTTCCGCCCACCGGTCGCGACGTCTTCCGCGAGGGCGTCTTCCTGATCGCGGGGGCGCGCGCGATCCTGCTGCAGATCGCGCACCCCGCGGTCGGCGCCGGCGTCGCCGAGCACTCCGACTTCGTGCACCGCGCGCTCGGTCGGCTCTTCGGCACCCTCTCCTACCTCTACGCCCTGCAATTCGGCTCCGCGGAGGACGTCCGGACCGTGCAGCGCCGGGTGAACCGCGCGCACGGGCCGGTCCGCGGCCCCGGGTACACGGCCTTCGATCCGGAGCTGCAACGCTGGGTCGCCGCGACCATCGCCCAGTCGATGCTGCAGCTGCACGAGGGCGTCTTCGGGCCGCTCGGCCGGAGCGAGGCGGACGACCTCGTGCACCGCTCCCGCGTCGTCGGCACGGCGCTGCAGATGCCGGAGGAGCTGTGGCCCGCCTCCCGCGCGGACTTCGACGCGTACTGGGAGCGGGAGCTCGCGCGCCTCGAGGTCACCCCGGCCGCCCGCCGCGTCGCCCACGACCTGCTCGACGGCGGGATCGCCGCCTGGTGGCTGCGCCCGGTCGGCCCGTATCTCCGGCTGATGACGGCGGGGCTGCTGCCCGCTGAGCTGCGCGCGCCGTTCGGCTTCCGCTGGAGTGCCCGGCAGCAGAGGCGGTTCGACCGGGCGCTCGCCCGCACCTTCGCGGTCTATCGCGCCCTGCCTGCGGCGGTGCGCACGGCGCCGAGCCGATTCTTCCTCGCCCGCGTGCGCGCGGAGTCCGACCGGAGCGTCAGAAGCCGGGCGTGA
- a CDS encoding universal stress protein produces the protein MDAVVVGIGGAGRSGAALQWALEFARAHRLPVELVAVVEPPRAGLGGAGSAQRVLADEALDEARSVAAADVPEVTVRSRVLQGATVPVLADAAPAGALLVLGAHPLSRRAVARSAPVAVRVAAASRSAVALIPEPDGGERTRTGIAVGADGSEVSLSAIRFAADEADRRHEPLLALHAWQLPGAWSDSVPVERRVIEAIEEDENLLLAESLVGLGDSHPDLEVRRSLVRGDPVERLTALAASSRLLVIGSHGRGAFLRLLLGSVSHSLALSVPGPLVVLRHPERAR, from the coding sequence ATGGACGCGGTCGTGGTCGGGATCGGCGGAGCGGGCCGGAGCGGGGCCGCCCTGCAGTGGGCACTCGAGTTCGCGCGGGCGCATCGCCTGCCCGTCGAGCTCGTCGCCGTGGTCGAGCCGCCCCGGGCCGGCCTGGGCGGCGCGGGCTCCGCGCAGCGCGTGCTCGCGGACGAGGCCCTCGACGAGGCCCGCTCGGTCGCCGCGGCGGACGTCCCGGAGGTGACCGTGCGCTCGCGAGTGCTCCAGGGCGCGACCGTCCCCGTGCTCGCCGACGCGGCTCCGGCCGGCGCCCTGCTGGTCCTCGGCGCCCACCCGCTCAGCCGTCGCGCCGTCGCCCGGAGTGCCCCGGTCGCCGTGCGGGTCGCCGCGGCCTCCCGCTCGGCGGTCGCGCTGATCCCCGAGCCCGACGGCGGGGAGCGGACCCGGACGGGGATCGCGGTCGGCGCGGACGGCTCGGAGGTCTCGCTCTCGGCGATCCGCTTCGCCGCCGACGAGGCCGACCGCCGGCACGAGCCGCTGCTCGCCCTGCACGCCTGGCAGCTCCCCGGGGCCTGGAGCGACTCCGTGCCGGTCGAGCGCCGCGTCATCGAGGCGATCGAGGAGGACGAGAACCTCCTGCTCGCCGAGTCGCTGGTCGGCCTCGGCGACTCGCACCCCGATCTCGAGGTGCGCCGCTCGCTCGTCCGCGGCGACCCGGTCGAGCGCCTCACCGCGCTCGCGGCCTCCTCGCGCCTCCTCGTGATCGGGAGTCACGGGCGCGGCGCGTTCCTACGCCTGCTGCTCGGCTCGGTCAGCCACAGCCTCGCGCTGAGCGTTCCGGGCCCGCTCGTCGTGCTGCGGCATCCCGAGCGCGCTCGCTGA
- a CDS encoding long-chain fatty acid--CoA ligase, translating into MSITEPRTTEAPAAPPPTAGFGSVSVAAILAEAARRTPTTIAVRVGPQAIDYRTLWEQTRAYAGALRAHGVGPGDRVALLIPNVPDFPRGYFAVLALGAVVVPVHALLKHDEIAYVLRDSGATALICAAPLLAEGAAGAAQADVPVLSVLVPDGTESPFPRLEDLAAEATPIDTYVPRSPFDTATILYTSGTTGRPKGAEGTHFAIVSQSDVLLMNTFDLHQGDVVLGALPLFHTFGQVCAMNTAFRTAATVVLVPKFDGDAALEAMIAHECTVFEGVPTMYVALLDAATRRDDRPPLRYAVSGGAALPVAVIERFREVFGVEIYEGYGLTETSPVATFNHVGVPPRAGTVGTPIWGVDVEVARAEVVDRIELLPRGELGEIVVRGHNLMKGYLGNPEASAAAVVDGWFRTGDLGTKDDEDYIRILDRTKDMIIRNGYNVYPREVEEVLIGHAAVANAAVFGVPDEKHGQEIMAAVVLGPSATATAEELIAYANEHLAAFKFPRRIEFVEALPLGPSGKILKRELVAQYS; encoded by the coding sequence ATGAGCATCACAGAACCGCGCACGACCGAGGCACCCGCCGCACCTCCGCCCACGGCCGGGTTCGGCAGCGTCTCGGTCGCGGCGATCCTGGCGGAGGCGGCGCGCCGCACGCCGACGACGATCGCGGTCCGGGTCGGCCCGCAGGCCATCGACTACCGGACCCTCTGGGAGCAGACCCGCGCCTACGCCGGCGCTCTCCGCGCGCACGGCGTCGGCCCGGGCGACCGGGTCGCCCTGCTGATCCCCAACGTCCCCGACTTCCCGCGCGGCTACTTCGCCGTCCTCGCCCTCGGCGCGGTCGTCGTGCCGGTGCACGCGCTGCTCAAGCACGACGAGATCGCCTACGTCCTCCGCGACTCCGGCGCCACCGCGCTGATCTGCGCCGCCCCGCTGCTGGCCGAGGGCGCCGCCGGCGCCGCGCAGGCCGACGTCCCCGTGCTGAGCGTGCTCGTGCCCGACGGCACCGAGAGCCCCTTCCCTCGCCTCGAGGACCTCGCCGCCGAGGCGACCCCGATCGACACCTACGTGCCGCGCTCGCCGTTCGACACCGCGACGATCCTCTACACCAGCGGCACCACCGGCCGGCCCAAGGGAGCGGAGGGGACGCACTTCGCGATCGTCTCGCAGTCCGACGTGCTCCTGATGAACACCTTCGATCTGCACCAGGGCGACGTGGTGCTCGGCGCGCTGCCGCTCTTCCACACCTTCGGCCAGGTCTGCGCGATGAACACCGCGTTCCGCACCGCGGCGACCGTGGTGCTCGTGCCCAAGTTCGACGGCGACGCCGCGCTCGAGGCGATGATCGCGCACGAGTGCACGGTGTTCGAGGGCGTCCCGACGATGTACGTCGCGCTGCTCGACGCCGCCACCCGACGCGACGACCGCCCGCCGCTGCGCTACGCGGTCTCCGGCGGCGCGGCGCTGCCCGTCGCCGTGATCGAGCGCTTCCGCGAGGTTTTCGGCGTCGAGATCTACGAGGGCTACGGCCTGACCGAGACCTCCCCGGTCGCGACCTTCAACCACGTCGGCGTCCCCCCGCGCGCCGGCACGGTCGGCACGCCGATCTGGGGCGTCGACGTCGAGGTCGCCCGCGCCGAGGTCGTCGACCGCATCGAGCTGCTCCCCCGCGGCGAGCTGGGCGAGATCGTGGTCCGCGGCCACAACCTGATGAAGGGCTACCTCGGCAATCCGGAGGCCTCGGCCGCTGCGGTCGTCGACGGCTGGTTCCGCACCGGCGACCTCGGGACCAAGGACGACGAGGACTACATCCGCATCCTCGACCGGACCAAGGACATGATCATCCGCAACGGCTACAACGTGTACCCGCGCGAGGTCGAGGAGGTCCTGATCGGCCACGCGGCCGTGGCGAACGCGGCGGTCTTCGGCGTCCCGGACGAGAAGCACGGTCAGGAGATCATGGCGGCCGTGGTGCTCGGCCCGTCGGCGACGGCGACCGCCGAGGAGCTCATCGCCTACGCGAACGAGCACCTCGCCGCCTTCAAGTTCCCCCGCCGCATCGAGTTCGTCGAGGCCCTCCCCCTGGGCCCCAGCGGCAAGATCCTGAAGCGCGAGCTCGTCGCCCAGTACTCCTGA
- a CDS encoding G5 domain-containing protein, with the protein MSPRHPHLPPDLPDRARRNRRSADRRPAPRPFQRRLQDSVPAGPASADRSASGRRPLRAGSLRLTRLRLTPLQWIGGGITAFFALVALLSGGPWSALVMIALVVLVTAAYGVLLRRPTWLGLPRRRRTSAMAGGAAMLALIVGLSAFGSTATTAPTDDQAVASGPESSATPAAAPTRTATPAPTPTSTPSPTPTVVITTETVTETAPIARSSRTEDDPSAAQGTSTVVAGADGVLTRTFEVVKHDGAEVSRSQLSEAVTTPVVDDVTRVGTLVPAPAPVPEPVGCHSSYAGECVPIASDGDCAAGSGNGPVYIQGPVTVVGPDDYDLDRDGDGIACDA; encoded by the coding sequence ATGAGCCCCCGCCACCCGCACCTCCCGCCAGACCTGCCCGACCGCGCCCGGCGGAACCGCCGCTCCGCCGATCGGCGGCCCGCCCCGCGGCCGTTCCAGCGCAGGCTCCAAGACAGTGTTCCCGCCGGCCCCGCCTCCGCCGACCGCAGCGCGTCCGGCCGCCGGCCACTGCGGGCGGGATCGCTGCGCCTCACCCGCCTCCGACTCACGCCGCTGCAGTGGATCGGCGGTGGCATCACCGCCTTCTTCGCGCTCGTCGCCTTGCTCTCCGGCGGGCCGTGGTCCGCGCTGGTCATGATCGCCCTCGTCGTCCTCGTCACGGCGGCCTACGGTGTGCTCCTGCGCCGCCCGACCTGGCTCGGACTGCCCCGCCGACGCCGGACGTCCGCGATGGCCGGCGGCGCGGCGATGCTCGCCCTGATCGTCGGCCTGTCGGCGTTCGGGTCGACGGCGACTACGGCGCCCACGGACGACCAGGCCGTCGCCTCCGGCCCCGAGAGCTCCGCGACACCCGCCGCCGCGCCGACCCGGACCGCGACCCCGGCTCCCACTCCGACCTCGACTCCCAGCCCGACACCGACGGTCGTGATCACGACCGAGACGGTCACCGAGACCGCCCCGATCGCCCGCTCCTCGCGCACCGAGGATGACCCGAGCGCAGCCCAGGGCACCAGCACCGTCGTCGCCGGCGCCGACGGTGTGCTCACGCGCACCTTCGAGGTCGTGAAGCACGACGGCGCCGAGGTCTCCCGCTCGCAGCTCTCGGAGGCGGTCACCACCCCCGTCGTCGACGACGTCACCCGCGTCGGCACGCTCGTCCCCGCTCCCGCCCCCGTCCCCGAGCCGGTCGGCTGCCACTCCAGCTACGCCGGCGAGTGCGTCCCGATCGCCTCCGACGGCGACTGCGCCGCGGGCTCAGGCAACGGCCCCGTCTACATCCAGGGTCCCGTCACGGTCGTCGGCCCCGACGACTACGACCTCGACCGCGACGGCGACGGCATCGCCTGCGACGCGTAG
- a CDS encoding phosphatase PAP2 family protein — translation MPVGRRGPLAARVATEAFAPPVLAMVVPLIVGARVADPPLLGVAWGALAALFVGVLPYLVVRLLMRAGRIRGDHHVPDRRERALPIGLALVSIVVGLALLVALGAPAAVTTFGVVTVVVLLVIGVVNLGWKLSGHAAVVATCAVVVLIAYGPWSLLVTVPIALWTGWSRVRLGAHTPAQVIAGALVGGVLASLVWTLLG, via the coding sequence GTGCCCGTGGGCCGGCGCGGACCGCTCGCGGCGCGGGTGGCGACGGAGGCGTTCGCGCCGCCGGTGCTCGCGATGGTCGTGCCGCTGATCGTGGGGGCGCGGGTCGCGGATCCGCCGCTGCTCGGGGTGGCCTGGGGTGCGCTGGCGGCGCTGTTCGTCGGGGTCCTGCCGTACCTCGTCGTGCGGCTGCTGATGCGCGCGGGGCGGATCCGCGGCGACCACCACGTGCCGGACCGCCGCGAGCGGGCGCTGCCGATCGGGCTCGCGCTGGTCTCGATCGTCGTCGGGCTGGCGCTGCTCGTGGCGCTCGGGGCGCCGGCCGCGGTCACGACCTTCGGCGTGGTGACGGTGGTGGTGCTCCTGGTGATCGGGGTCGTCAACCTCGGCTGGAAGCTGTCGGGTCACGCCGCCGTCGTCGCGACCTGCGCGGTGGTGGTGCTGATCGCCTACGGCCCCTGGTCGCTGCTCGTCACCGTGCCGATCGCGCTCTGGACCGGCTGGTCGCGCGTCCGCCTCGGCGCGCACACCCCCGCCCAGGTGATCGCGGGCGCCCTGGTCGGTGGCGTGCTCGCCTCGCTCGTCTGGACCCTGCTCGGCTGA
- a CDS encoding UvrD-helicase domain-containing protein translates to MSLLFDPSDSRATPVVVGVPGGPSGDSARTDPEHERLVAGLNPQQREAVEYRGDALLIVAGAGSGKTSVLTRRIASLLGSGEAWPSQILAITFTNKAAAEMRERVEKIVGQAAEGMWISTFHSACVRILRREAENFGMTSSFTIYDSGDQRALLKRIVKDLEADSLGITVASASAKISKLKNELADVDSYARTANMSDPNEEMFLQVFRAYSRALESANAFDFDDLIAQTVYLFRAFPHVAAKYQRRFRHVMVDEYQDTNHAQYSLIHELTRAVPPATIAAAAFDRPYRGPVTADGSIPGASLTVVGDSDQSIYAFRGADIRNIVEFERDFPGCRVILLEQNYRSTQNILSAANAVISNNFDRRAKNLWSASGEGEKIVGYTGYSGHDEAQFVVDEIARIHAAGTGYDEIAVFYRTNAQTRALEEIFIRSALPYRILGGTKFYERAEIKDALAYLITVANPADVLALRRIMNTPKRGIGPATEAQLQSFADTNAVTLREAMRNAGSLGMGPKVTKAIVDLATLLDECALMLDPARPEGEAKVHEVLSALLSRSGYIDMLRASRDPQDEARAENVDELIAVTKEFARNNPDGGLVDFLTEVSLVAAADDLDDDSGTVSLMTLHTAKGLEYDAVFLTGIEEDLLPHRISANEPGGPAEERRLFYVGITRARKRLYLSLAMTRAQYGETSVAMPSRFLQEIPSELIQWRQSPGAATSRGGTQPRALNAQRPGFGRSKSNTEFRQALAAAPKAKGEFPNRITGMVRDNGDLELIAGDRIRHTDFGEGRVNAVTGEGSKRVAHVLFDQVGAKKLLIKVAPIEKL, encoded by the coding sequence ATGAGCCTCCTCTTCGATCCGAGCGATTCCCGCGCCACCCCGGTCGTCGTCGGCGTGCCCGGCGGGCCCTCCGGCGACTCCGCGCGCACCGACCCCGAGCACGAGCGGCTCGTGGCGGGTCTCAACCCGCAGCAGCGCGAGGCGGTCGAGTACCGCGGCGACGCGCTGCTCATCGTCGCGGGTGCCGGCTCGGGCAAGACGAGCGTGCTCACCCGGCGCATCGCGAGCCTGCTCGGCAGCGGCGAGGCGTGGCCCAGCCAGATCCTCGCGATCACCTTCACCAACAAGGCCGCCGCCGAGATGCGCGAGCGGGTCGAGAAGATCGTCGGCCAGGCCGCCGAGGGGATGTGGATCTCCACCTTCCACTCCGCCTGCGTGCGGATCCTGCGCCGCGAGGCCGAGAACTTCGGCATGACCTCGTCGTTCACCATCTACGACTCCGGCGATCAGCGGGCGCTGCTCAAGCGGATCGTGAAGGACCTCGAGGCGGACTCGCTCGGCATCACGGTCGCGAGCGCCTCGGCGAAGATCTCCAAGCTCAAGAACGAGCTCGCCGATGTCGACTCCTACGCGCGGACCGCGAACATGAGCGACCCGAACGAGGAGATGTTCCTCCAGGTCTTCCGCGCCTACTCGCGCGCCCTCGAGAGCGCGAACGCCTTCGACTTCGACGACCTGATCGCGCAGACGGTCTACCTCTTCCGCGCCTTCCCGCACGTCGCGGCGAAGTACCAGCGCCGGTTCCGGCACGTGATGGTCGACGAGTACCAGGACACGAACCACGCGCAGTACTCGCTGATCCACGAGCTGACCCGGGCGGTGCCGCCGGCGACGATCGCGGCCGCCGCCTTCGACCGGCCCTACCGCGGCCCGGTGACGGCCGACGGCTCGATCCCCGGGGCCTCGCTCACCGTGGTGGGCGACTCGGACCAGTCGATCTACGCGTTCCGCGGGGCGGACATCCGGAACATCGTCGAGTTCGAGCGCGACTTCCCCGGCTGCCGGGTGATCCTGCTCGAGCAGAACTACCGCTCGACGCAGAACATCCTCTCGGCCGCGAACGCCGTCATCTCGAACAACTTCGACCGCCGCGCGAAGAACCTCTGGTCGGCCAGCGGCGAGGGCGAGAAGATCGTCGGCTATACCGGGTACTCGGGTCACGACGAGGCGCAGTTCGTCGTCGACGAGATCGCCCGGATCCACGCGGCCGGCACCGGCTACGACGAGATCGCCGTGTTCTACCGCACCAACGCGCAGACCCGTGCGCTGGAGGAGATCTTCATCCGCTCGGCGCTGCCCTACCGGATCCTCGGCGGCACCAAGTTCTACGAGCGCGCCGAGATCAAGGACGCGCTCGCCTACCTGATCACCGTCGCGAACCCGGCCGATGTGCTGGCGCTGCGCCGAATCATGAACACGCCCAAGCGCGGCATCGGCCCGGCGACGGAGGCGCAGCTGCAGTCCTTCGCGGACACCAACGCGGTGACCCTGCGCGAGGCGATGCGCAACGCCGGGTCGCTGGGCATGGGGCCGAAGGTGACGAAGGCGATCGTCGACCTGGCGACCCTGCTCGACGAGTGCGCGCTGATGCTCGACCCGGCGCGGCCCGAGGGCGAGGCGAAGGTGCACGAGGTGCTGTCGGCGCTGCTCTCCCGCAGCGGCTACATCGACATGCTCCGCGCCAGCCGCGACCCGCAGGACGAGGCGCGCGCCGAGAACGTCGACGAGCTCATCGCCGTGACCAAGGAGTTCGCCCGCAACAACCCCGACGGCGGGCTGGTCGACTTCCTCACCGAGGTCTCGCTCGTCGCGGCGGCGGACGACCTCGACGACGACTCCGGCACCGTCTCGCTGATGACCCTGCACACCGCGAAGGGCCTCGAGTACGACGCCGTGTTCCTCACCGGGATCGAGGAGGACCTGCTGCCGCACCGCATCTCGGCGAACGAGCCGGGCGGCCCGGCCGAGGAGCGGCGGCTGTTCTACGTGGGCATCACCCGCGCGCGCAAGCGGCTCTACCTGTCGCTCGCGATGACCCGGGCGCAGTACGGCGAGACGTCGGTCGCGATGCCGAGCCGGTTCCTGCAGGAGATCCCGTCCGAGCTGATCCAGTGGCGGCAGTCGCCGGGCGCGGCGACCTCGCGCGGCGGCACCCAGCCGCGGGCGCTCAACGCGCAGCGGCCCGGCTTCGGCCGCTCGAAGTCGAACACCGAGTTCCGCCAGGCGCTCGCCGCGGCGCCGAAGGCGAAGGGCGAGTTCCCCAACCGGATCACCGGGATGGTGCGGGACAACGGCGACCTGGAGCTGATCGCGGGCGACCGCATCCGGCACACCGACTTCGGCGAGGGCCGCGTCAACGCGGTCACCGGCGAGGGCAGCAAGCGGGTCGCGCACGTGCTCTTCGACCAGGTCGGCGCGAAGAAGCTGCTGATCAAGGTCGCGCCGATCGAGAAGCTCTGA